A genomic region of Verrucomicrobiia bacterium contains the following coding sequences:
- a CDS encoding RecQ family ATP-dependent DNA helicase has translation MTVAISPHQLLETHFGFREFLEGQEDVVNAIVEGHDALVIMPTGGGKSLCYQLPALALEGITVVVSPLIALMKDQVDSLLEKKIPATFINSSLGQSELNERIDAMARGEYRLVYIAPERFKSERFVQALAPLSIALFAVDEAHCISQWGHDFRPDYIRLKWALKDLGQPQVMALTATATPEVREDIIEQLGLGKFGRQPPRVFVSGFARHNLTLGMTSAKGRAEKLARIVEFATQLKTGIVYCATRKNVEKVATHLKGEKIPCVAYHAGLTDDQRTKAQTKFMNGNCGVAVATNAFGMGIDRADLRFVIHYDIPGSIEAYYQEAGRAGRDGEPSRCEVLYNYADVRTQEFFIEGANPSREVIANLYHVLRRLALNGPIQLPISDIAELVPSTKNSMAVGSALYQLERANFIKREYQQGSRTYTTRLVDPIKPLDELPIDFERLDKKRERDFAKLHRMIAYADHHGCRHHFILQYFGDTETGEGCTVCDNCLAKADSAARFPTDEETVAIQKALSCVARVDGCFGRGRIAQCLVGSRSKEVLDTRLDRLSTYGLLKDLGEDYVWGLLNTLIRTGCLAVSSGQYPTLSLTELGGDIMRKKQRIPMVLPDVKAKPRSSARTSKGAASKRDEPGDYDEKLFDALRAWRRDKAAALGNVPAYIIYPDRTLQELARVKPQSDAELLEVRGIGPAKARQFGKETLAMIRELGQR, from the coding sequence ATGACCGTGGCGATTTCACCGCATCAACTCCTTGAAACCCACTTCGGGTTCCGGGAATTCCTCGAGGGGCAGGAGGATGTGGTCAATGCCATCGTGGAAGGGCACGATGCGCTGGTCATCATGCCGACGGGCGGAGGGAAGTCGCTCTGCTATCAATTGCCAGCGTTGGCGCTTGAAGGAATCACGGTTGTGGTGTCGCCACTGATTGCCTTGATGAAAGACCAGGTGGATTCGCTGTTGGAAAAGAAGATCCCCGCAACATTCATCAACTCCTCGCTGGGCCAGTCGGAGCTGAACGAGCGGATCGACGCGATGGCGCGTGGAGAATATCGGCTGGTGTACATCGCGCCCGAACGTTTCAAGAGCGAGCGGTTCGTGCAGGCCCTCGCGCCGCTGTCCATCGCGCTCTTCGCTGTCGACGAGGCGCATTGCATCTCGCAATGGGGCCACGACTTCCGGCCCGATTACATCCGCTTGAAATGGGCATTAAAGGATTTGGGGCAGCCGCAGGTCATGGCGTTGACCGCCACCGCGACGCCGGAGGTCCGCGAGGACATCATCGAACAGTTGGGCCTTGGTAAATTCGGCAGGCAACCGCCCCGCGTGTTCGTTTCCGGGTTCGCGCGCCACAATCTGACGCTGGGCATGACCTCCGCCAAGGGCCGGGCGGAGAAGCTGGCGCGCATTGTGGAATTCGCCACGCAATTAAAAACCGGCATCGTCTATTGCGCGACGCGCAAGAACGTTGAGAAGGTCGCCACCCACCTCAAGGGCGAAAAGATTCCCTGCGTCGCCTATCACGCCGGGCTGACCGACGACCAGCGCACGAAAGCCCAGACGAAGTTCATGAACGGCAACTGCGGCGTAGCCGTGGCGACGAACGCGTTCGGCATGGGTATCGATCGCGCCGATCTGCGGTTCGTCATTCACTACGACATTCCCGGCAGTATCGAAGCCTACTACCAGGAAGCGGGCCGTGCAGGACGCGATGGCGAACCCTCCCGTTGCGAGGTCCTCTACAATTACGCCGACGTGCGGACGCAGGAGTTTTTCATCGAAGGCGCCAATCCGTCGCGCGAAGTGATCGCGAACCTGTATCACGTGCTGCGCCGGCTCGCCCTAAACGGCCCGATTCAATTGCCCATCTCCGATATTGCCGAGTTGGTGCCCTCAACGAAGAACAGCATGGCCGTCGGCTCAGCACTGTACCAACTGGAACGCGCGAATTTCATCAAACGCGAATACCAACAAGGCTCGCGCACCTACACGACGCGGCTCGTGGACCCGATCAAGCCACTCGACGAACTGCCCATCGATTTCGAGCGGCTGGACAAGAAGCGCGAGCGCGATTTCGCCAAATTGCACCGGATGATCGCGTACGCCGACCATCACGGTTGCCGTCATCATTTCATCCTGCAGTATTTCGGCGACACGGAAACGGGGGAGGGATGCACCGTCTGTGACAATTGCCTCGCGAAAGCCGATTCCGCGGCCCGCTTCCCGACCGACGAAGAGACGGTCGCCATCCAGAAAGCCCTGAGCTGCGTGGCGCGCGTCGACGGATGCTTCGGGCGCGGACGTATCGCGCAGTGTTTGGTCGGGTCGCGCTCAAAGGAAGTCCTCGACACCCGGCTGGATCGGCTCAGCACGTACGGGTTGTTGAAGGATTTGGGTGAGGACTACGTGTGGGGTCTGTTGAACACCCTCATTCGCACCGGTTGTCTGGCAGTAAGCAGCGGTCAATACCCGACACTTTCCCTGACCGAACTGGGCGGCGACATCATGCGGAAAAAGCAGCGAATTCCCATGGTCTTGCCCGACGTCAAAGCCAAACCGCGTTCCTCCGCACGCACGTCGAAGGGCGCTGCCTCTAAACGTGATGAACCCGGCGATTACGACGAGAAGCTGTTCGACGCATTGCGCGCCTGGCGGCGGGACAAGGCGGCGGCTCTCGGCAATGTGCCCGCGTATATCATTTATCCCGACCGGACCCTGCAAGAGCTGGCCCGCGTCAAGCCGCAGTCGGACGCCGAGCTGCTGGAAGTGCGCGGCATCGGTCCCGCCAAAGCCCGGCAATTCGGCAAAGAGACGCTGGCCATGATTCGCGAGCTTGGCCAGCGGTAA
- a CDS encoding site-2 protease family protein: protein MFYKVDSTRFSFREYWWSNRSPVVLLAWLIKLLHIPIPSSSADPTVDSLRPFEVGPEAFPEAVRERLQPLITELAACGFQSPVYYAIDDNFHQTKVYRVVLYENSGRAFACIQYRIWNRPYPAKHFIFPLFVSEFNDGTFLVSSAGKAHFEAPASCRINRVLNAKPAPLWTSHQHELAKETTRKTMVPIRTADDVRDAVERYHAALRDFHLKRGVFKPLTNAEEQIAQAFGDSIKASTASGLEHAEVLAQLNQIQEKRTSWGNAIVILAVSIVFFLGAGAARWSWKITLLLIPILLFHEFGHYVAMQIFDYRNVRMFFIPFFGAAVTGKNYNVPGWKKAVVSLMGPLPGIVLGTLLGFAGIVLHKAWLTKVAMLALILNGFNLLPVLPLDGGWVMHATLFSRHYLLDTGFRALAALALIVGGGFSGDRILMYLGIFMLVGLVPAFRLARIAGRLRKRGLPPVSPDDQTIPTETAQVIIGELKQAFPKRVTNQVLAQYTLQVFETLNARPPGWAASLALVFLQVMGGMAALVFAGVFLLGQRSDLRNMVATAATNRAQHKLVCGSDRIWQGAGASGFSTTVHSTLIATFATPAGAEKMLPGFTNALPANAAVRIFGSTLMVALPANDTVRRRKWLADLELVNTNAFVAATNFPAAMALICVAPNNSVAEAIQEEVQEYLSASSSMHLIPPWIAPDARTADERAQHALARHTYAKLQQASMKRYGDPAVVALQKRILQAQKRGDQEELAALRGNMKDLYANLARSAVETVRKEGAEKVDEQVVDLYAALPTYPSTNGDYRAALQAVSVRLGQIPMSDGQPLPGADRYSAGWGTVTRAGLMLNFPWLSLRDAFNGPPAIADWLCSKGCIGLRYDLHPGGSLVDDEEE from the coding sequence ATGTTCTACAAGGTCGACAGCACCCGCTTCAGTTTTCGCGAATACTGGTGGAGCAACCGCTCGCCGGTGGTGCTCCTCGCGTGGCTGATCAAACTCCTGCATATCCCTATTCCCTCTTCCAGCGCCGACCCGACCGTGGATTCACTGCGGCCATTCGAGGTCGGGCCGGAAGCGTTCCCCGAAGCGGTGCGCGAACGCTTGCAACCGTTAATCACCGAATTGGCCGCTTGTGGGTTTCAATCGCCGGTCTACTACGCGATCGACGACAATTTCCACCAGACAAAAGTCTACCGTGTGGTGCTTTACGAGAACTCCGGGCGGGCCTTCGCCTGCATTCAATACCGGATTTGGAACCGCCCGTATCCGGCGAAACACTTCATCTTCCCGCTGTTCGTGTCGGAGTTCAACGACGGCACGTTCCTTGTCTCTTCGGCAGGCAAAGCGCACTTCGAAGCGCCCGCCTCCTGCCGGATCAATCGCGTCCTGAATGCCAAACCGGCCCCGTTGTGGACTTCCCACCAGCACGAGCTTGCGAAGGAAACGACGCGAAAGACCATGGTGCCGATCCGGACGGCGGACGATGTGCGGGATGCCGTCGAGCGTTACCACGCCGCGTTGCGTGACTTTCATCTGAAGCGAGGCGTGTTCAAGCCCCTGACCAATGCCGAGGAGCAGATCGCACAGGCATTCGGTGACTCGATCAAGGCGTCCACTGCCAGCGGCCTGGAGCACGCCGAGGTACTCGCGCAGTTGAACCAGATCCAGGAGAAACGCACGAGCTGGGGGAATGCCATTGTGATTCTTGCGGTGTCGATTGTGTTCTTCCTGGGTGCCGGCGCGGCGCGGTGGTCCTGGAAGATCACGCTGCTGTTGATTCCGATTCTCCTGTTCCACGAGTTTGGGCATTACGTGGCCATGCAGATATTCGATTATCGGAATGTGCGGATGTTCTTCATCCCCTTCTTCGGGGCGGCCGTGACCGGCAAGAATTACAACGTGCCCGGCTGGAAAAAAGCGGTGGTCTCCCTGATGGGTCCGTTGCCCGGCATTGTGCTGGGCACTCTCCTCGGCTTCGCGGGGATTGTGCTGCACAAAGCCTGGCTGACCAAGGTCGCGATGTTGGCGCTGATTCTCAATGGATTCAACCTGCTGCCCGTGCTGCCCCTCGACGGTGGCTGGGTGATGCATGCCACCCTGTTTTCGCGACATTACCTGCTCGACACGGGTTTTCGCGCGCTGGCTGCCCTGGCATTGATTGTCGGGGGCGGCTTCAGCGGGGATCGGATTCTCATGTACCTCGGCATTTTCATGCTTGTGGGATTGGTCCCTGCATTCCGCCTGGCGCGCATCGCGGGCCGGTTGCGCAAGCGCGGCCTCCCGCCCGTGTCGCCCGACGATCAGACGATCCCGACTGAGACCGCGCAAGTGATCATCGGCGAACTGAAGCAAGCGTTCCCCAAACGTGTGACCAATCAAGTCCTCGCGCAGTACACGCTGCAGGTCTTCGAGACCCTGAACGCGCGCCCGCCAGGCTGGGCGGCTTCCCTTGCGCTGGTCTTCCTGCAGGTCATGGGAGGCATGGCGGCCCTCGTATTCGCAGGAGTATTTCTCCTCGGGCAGCGGAGCGACTTGCGGAACATGGTGGCAACCGCCGCGACGAACCGGGCCCAACACAAGCTCGTCTGCGGTTCCGACCGAATCTGGCAGGGCGCCGGGGCATCGGGATTCTCGACCACGGTCCATAGCACTCTGATCGCCACGTTCGCCACGCCCGCCGGGGCAGAGAAAATGTTGCCGGGATTCACCAACGCGCTGCCCGCCAATGCCGCTGTGCGGATCTTCGGCTCGACGCTGATGGTTGCTTTGCCCGCGAATGACACTGTAAGACGCAGGAAATGGCTGGCCGACCTTGAGTTGGTGAACACGAATGCTTTCGTCGCGGCTACGAATTTTCCGGCGGCCATGGCGCTCATCTGCGTCGCGCCGAACAACAGCGTGGCCGAGGCGATCCAGGAGGAGGTGCAGGAATACCTCAGCGCGTCGTCCAGTATGCATCTCATTCCCCCTTGGATCGCGCCCGACGCCCGCACCGCCGACGAGCGGGCGCAACATGCCCTCGCGCGCCATACCTACGCGAAACTGCAGCAGGCCAGCATGAAGCGCTACGGCGATCCTGCGGTTGTTGCGCTGCAAAAACGGATCCTCCAGGCGCAGAAGCGGGGTGACCAGGAAGAACTCGCGGCCTTGCGCGGCAACATGAAAGACTTGTATGCCAATCTGGCCAGGAGCGCCGTCGAAACCGTCCGAAAGGAAGGTGCGGAGAAAGTTGACGAGCAGGTTGTTGACCTCTACGCGGCGCTGCCAACGTATCCGAGCACGAACGGCGATTACCGCGCCGCGCTACAGGCCGTCTCCGTGCGTTTGGGACAGATTCCCATGTCCGATGGCCAACCGTTGCCCGGCGCGGACCGTTACTCCGCAGGGTGGGGAACCGTGACCCGCGCGGGATTGATGCTGAATTTCCCGTGGCTCTCCCTGCGCGATGCGTTCAACGGCCCGCCCGCCATCGCCGACTGGCTCTGCTCCAAAGGCTGCATCGGCCTCCGCTACGACCTCCACCCCGGCGGATCCCTGGTCGATGACGAAGAGGAATGA
- a CDS encoding autotransporter domain-containing protein → MILAGQGDSAWAATDNWTASSAGSWFTAGNWSVGVPSPADDAIITNTSAIVEGATGATANSLTVQGGNVTVGSISGGSLTVGGEIAVGTLGTSASLTFNLGTISVNTLSIGANGSYSDTSSGTIILSGSSPTINVAGGVTVVMNSQVTGTSGLIKGSLGTLTLAGNNTYSGGTTISLGTLQVGNGGTSGSLGDGDVVDNASLIFSRSDSDVVTNSISGTGSLTQAGSGTLILIGTNSYTGRTIINAGTLQVGNGGTIGTLGSGDVTNNSALAFNRSDSLAVSNNISGGGNLIQAGSGTLVLVGSNTYAGSTTISTGTLQVGDGGTNGTLGTGNVINKSALVFDHSDSVVVSNSISGGGSLTQAGSGTLILAVSNTYTGKTIISSGTLQVGLGGTSGSLGSGTVSNDSALVFNLSNTILVTNFISGIGSLTQAGTGTLILSNVNTYSGGTWISNGGTLAVRNGNALGSGDLNLIDGTLKLTTGIVVNVGGNYTQGTNGSLEVDIGGTNRFGQLNIAGAASLDGTVHVAQVGGYVPQHNDQFTLLIASNGVSGTFSTVTNDIVHSLLLNPNLIYGTNDVILQWAQASFVPFALTRNQKAVAHALDLAAPSTSTSTVALIDFLDNVSDVTNDLPAAFNLIAPEELTAMYTAAFAGMEAQGSRFLKRANELRAGYRNLYINAYNDYATGGGGAGTPPADPTTTGSSSDIFARTLDNPWSIYMDGGGKFVDVGGDTNAAGYNLSSGDFSVGLDRWLNKQLVVGGGLSYDSSSVGLTGTGHIDMKSYLGAIYAAWFAEGLHIEGQAGGGLNSYNTRRQGLQGLANGSTDGLEWNGLLGGGYDWQNGPWSYGPQLVVQYMSASIDPFTEKGSLAPLHVESQTADSLHTQLGADLRYRSYVRPTLTFITPELSLAWQHNYLADSYPLRSRLANGDGGVFTVHGPAIGSDSVLISLGITVQWKPSLSTYLHYTLQAGTSGYQANSVDAGLQLNF, encoded by the coding sequence ATGATACTGGCAGGCCAGGGTGATTCCGCCTGGGCGGCCACGGATAACTGGACTGCGAGCAGTGCCGGGAGCTGGTTCACCGCGGGGAACTGGTCGGTAGGTGTGCCTTCGCCCGCCGATGACGCCATTATTACCAACACAAGCGCCATCGTCGAAGGGGCGACCGGGGCGACAGCGAACAGCCTGACAGTCCAGGGCGGGAACGTCACGGTTGGCAGTATCAGCGGCGGCTCGCTCACCGTCGGTGGTGAAATTGCCGTGGGTACTTTGGGTACTTCCGCCAGCCTGACCTTCAACCTTGGCACCATTTCCGTGAACACACTGAGCATCGGGGCGAACGGCAGTTATTCCGACACATCTTCCGGCACGATCATTCTCTCGGGTTCCTCCCCCACCATCAACGTGGCAGGTGGTGTGACCGTTGTCATGAATAGCCAGGTCACGGGCACCAGCGGATTGATCAAGGGTAGCCTGGGCACATTGACGCTCGCAGGCAATAACACCTACAGCGGCGGCACGACGATCAGCCTGGGCACGTTGCAAGTGGGTAACGGCGGGACCAGCGGATCTCTCGGCGATGGCGACGTGGTTGACAATGCCTCATTAATCTTCAGTCGCAGTGACAGCGACGTGGTTACCAACTCGATCAGTGGCACCGGTAGCCTGACCCAGGCCGGCAGCGGCACGCTGATACTCATTGGGACGAACAGCTATACGGGACGCACGATTATTAACGCCGGCACCCTGCAAGTTGGCAACGGCGGGACCATCGGAACGCTAGGCAGCGGTGACGTGACCAATAACTCCGCGTTGGCCTTCAATCGCAGCGACAGCCTGGCGGTCAGCAATAACATCAGCGGCGGCGGGAACCTGATCCAGGCCGGGAGCGGCACGCTGGTACTTGTAGGGTCGAACACCTATGCTGGCAGCACAACCATCAGTACCGGGACCCTGCAAGTGGGTGATGGCGGCACGAACGGCACCTTGGGCACCGGGAACGTGATTAACAAGTCGGCGTTGGTTTTTGACCACAGCGACAGCGTGGTGGTCAGCAACTCGATTAGTGGCGGGGGCAGCCTGACCCAGGCGGGCAGCGGCACGCTGATCTTGGCCGTCAGCAACACCTACACGGGGAAGACGATCATCAGTTCGGGCACGTTGCAGGTGGGCCTCGGTGGTACCAGCGGCTCGCTGGGCAGCGGGACCGTAAGCAACGATTCCGCATTGGTTTTCAATCTCAGCAACACCATCCTGGTGACCAACTTCATCAGCGGCATCGGCAGCCTGACTCAAGCGGGGACCGGCACACTGATACTCAGCAACGTGAATACCTATAGCGGCGGCACGTGGATCAGCAACGGCGGCACGCTGGCCGTAAGGAACGGCAATGCATTGGGCAGTGGCGATCTGAATCTAATTGACGGCACACTGAAGCTGACCACCGGGATTGTCGTGAACGTTGGCGGCAACTACACGCAGGGCACGAACGGCAGCCTGGAGGTGGACATTGGCGGCACGAACCGGTTTGGCCAACTCAACATCGCAGGGGCGGCGAGCCTCGACGGTACCGTACATGTCGCCCAGGTTGGCGGCTATGTGCCGCAACACAACGATCAATTCACGCTGCTCATCGCGAGCAATGGCGTGTCGGGAACATTCTCCACAGTTACCAACGACATCGTCCACAGCTTGCTCCTGAACCCGAATTTGATCTACGGCACAAACGATGTGATCCTGCAGTGGGCGCAAGCGTCGTTCGTACCCTTTGCGCTGACGCGGAACCAAAAGGCGGTGGCACACGCCCTGGATCTCGCCGCGCCTTCCACCAGCACATCGACCGTGGCGCTGATTGATTTCCTGGATAACGTTTCCGATGTGACAAACGATTTACCGGCGGCGTTCAACCTGATCGCGCCCGAAGAGTTGACGGCAATGTACACGGCCGCGTTCGCCGGCATGGAAGCCCAGGGCAGCCGATTCCTGAAGCGGGCCAACGAATTGCGCGCAGGTTACCGCAACTTGTATATCAACGCGTACAACGACTACGCAACGGGCGGAGGCGGGGCCGGTACGCCACCGGCTGACCCGACTACGACCGGGTCGTCCAGCGATATTTTCGCCAGGACGCTGGACAATCCGTGGAGCATTTACATGGACGGCGGCGGTAAGTTTGTGGATGTGGGGGGCGATACCAACGCCGCGGGCTACAATCTATCCAGCGGTGATTTTTCGGTCGGCCTCGACCGGTGGCTCAACAAGCAATTGGTGGTGGGCGGGGGCCTAAGCTACGACAGCAGCTCGGTGGGCCTGACCGGCACCGGGCATATCGACATGAAGAGCTACCTTGGTGCGATCTACGCGGCATGGTTCGCCGAGGGATTGCACATCGAAGGACAGGCTGGCGGCGGCCTCAATTCCTACAACACACGCCGACAAGGATTGCAGGGCCTCGCCAACGGCAGCACCGATGGCCTCGAGTGGAACGGGCTCCTGGGCGGCGGTTACGACTGGCAGAACGGACCATGGAGTTACGGCCCGCAACTTGTCGTTCAGTACATGTCGGCAAGTATCGACCCATTCACCGAGAAGGGATCCCTCGCCCCGCTGCATGTCGAGTCGCAGACGGCCGATTCGTTGCACACCCAACTGGGCGCGGACCTGCGCTATCGCAGCTACGTGCGACCGACTTTGACATTCATCACACCAGAGTTATCCCTTGCCTGGCAGCACAACTATTTGGCGGACAGCTATCCGCTGAGATCGCGGTTGGCCAACGGCGATGGCGGTGTTTTCACCGTCCACGGGCCGGCCATCGGGAGCGATAGCGTCCTGATAAGTTTGGGGATCACCGTTCAGTGGAAGCCGAGTCTCAGCACCTACCTGCATTACACGCTGCAGGCGGGGACAAGTGGCTACCAGGCAAACTCTGTGGATGCGGGATTGCAACTTAACTTTTAA
- a CDS encoding rhomboid family intramembrane serine protease: protein MLGSSNQQRVGGPFDRFSGPFRDLVARFGSVVKLLIVVNIVIFFLQLIGNASNLPYLDRYLTLSADGIRRGFVWQFVTYMFLHANVWHILGNMFFLWFFGTEVEYFIGQKYFTRLYFMSGIVGAALWLSFNFTPYVIGEHQVYATCIGASAAVLGCVVAFATLFPDRELTLLLFFILPITLRAKYLAMIAVAIDVAVLLQGGGGGVANLAHLGGAAFGYLYIKQLGYGTTPRWLLWLQGITARLKPRPRPTPRNMSSEEFIQEQVDPILDKIAREGMQSLTRRERKILESAKDLMQKRQR, encoded by the coding sequence ATGTTGGGGTCGTCGAATCAACAGAGGGTAGGCGGGCCGTTTGATCGGTTCTCAGGCCCGTTTCGTGATTTGGTCGCCCGCTTCGGCTCGGTCGTAAAGCTCCTCATCGTCGTTAACATCGTTATTTTCTTTCTCCAGCTCATCGGTAACGCGTCGAATCTCCCGTACCTGGATCGGTACCTCACTTTGAGCGCCGATGGAATACGTCGCGGCTTTGTGTGGCAGTTCGTGACGTACATGTTTCTGCACGCCAATGTCTGGCACATCCTGGGCAATATGTTTTTCCTGTGGTTCTTTGGCACCGAAGTCGAATACTTCATCGGCCAGAAGTATTTTACGCGACTGTACTTCATGTCGGGTATCGTCGGCGCGGCGCTGTGGCTGTCATTCAACTTCACGCCGTACGTGATCGGGGAACATCAGGTCTATGCCACGTGCATCGGTGCGTCCGCCGCGGTGCTCGGGTGCGTGGTCGCGTTTGCGACATTATTTCCCGACCGCGAATTGACATTGCTGCTGTTTTTCATCCTGCCCATCACCCTGCGCGCGAAATACCTGGCCATGATTGCGGTCGCGATCGATGTCGCGGTGCTGTTGCAGGGTGGGGGTGGCGGTGTGGCCAACCTTGCGCATCTCGGCGGCGCGGCTTTCGGTTACCTGTACATCAAACAGCTCGGCTACGGCACGACGCCCCGATGGCTGCTCTGGCTTCAGGGCATCACTGCGCGGCTGAAACCACGCCCGCGTCCGACCCCGCGCAACATGTCATCCGAGGAGTTTATCCAGGAACAGGTCGATCCGATTCTCGATAAGATCGCTCGTGAAGGCATGCAGAGCCTGACCCGTCGCGAGCGGAAGATACTTGAATCCGCGAAGGATTTGATGCAGAAGCGACAGCGGTAA